In the Motacilla alba alba isolate MOTALB_02 chromosome 6, Motacilla_alba_V1.0_pri, whole genome shotgun sequence genome, GACATCCTTAAATGTTTGAACTAGCTGAATCCTGACCTAAGCTCAAATACCGCACCTTGCTTGTTAGTGGCCATATTGtccaaaaagggaaagaaatgggaCTTTACCAGGTTATTAAACCAGTCAGGAAGAGCTTCTTTGCCTAAGAAGTTGTTATCATATTTCTACAAGGAGCAGCTACATCAGTacagtgctgctgtttccatCCTGTCCCAGTAATGGTCTGCACCTTGAATACTTGGTGCAGATACAGCTTTTCCAGCTTGAAACATTACACTTTACAAGCACTCCTATTATGTCCAGGCAAGACAAGGATTGTCACAAGGGTTTCAGAGGCAGTGGCAGTCACTATTCTTTCCTTCATCAGTGGCGCCGAGTTGTTTTTGTAACTGTGACTACTCCATCTAGGAAAATAATTGCTGAGATTACATCATGATCTCCATGCTTATAGTTACTCTACTCACTTTTCAGCTAAAGTTCTCAGTTTACAAGGGACAATATATTTCTCCAGACCTCTGTCCATGAGATCTGAAAGCCAAGATTCCTCCTAGTTCAGGCTCCACCACCACTAAGTACTGATAAACATTGTGCTACTGGAATGTAGTCAGCAGCCCTGTTAATGAGTGAGACAGAACTTAATCACCATCTCCCATGTCTGTGTTGGCTTCGCACAGTTAAGAGTACCACAGAAGCAGTAAAATTGTAATTTAACCTCTGAGCAAAGAGAGAACTGACTGTACATCTCTGGAGTGAGGATACCCTTTTACATCTGGCTGTAACCAGATGTAGCACTGCTtgttgtttgcttgcttttcctttagTTTAACTCTTTTCTAACCCACACATCTTGGACAACAAAAAGCTGTGATTGGTACAGGCTTATCACTAAACACACAACTGCCATTCCTCAGGTGAGGTGCAGGACAGAATCGCAGTGGGTGATTGCCACTTTTGCCAGTAGGTTTTGAATATCACGAGCTGACTCAAAAGTTTCCTTTGAGAAGACTGTGCTATCTGCATTACCTCAGGGCCAGACAGTTCTCCTTGTAGGAAATTGATATATTCTTGCAAAGATTAGGCAAATTGGCCTGAACCTTGGGGGTTTCCACAGCAGAAGAAGGGCAGCCATTCATGTTCACCATGGCTGAACTTTCCTTTAGCATCTCCAGTCTCTGGTTCATGCATGGAAGtaaaaagatgttttgtttACTGCCCCTTACCATGCCAGCTGTCCACCTTTCATCTCCTTTACCACGGGACAGTGAAAACCAAGGACTTTGAAACCTCAGCTGCTTTAGTTCCAAGTTGACCAGATTGACATCTGTATTTGTTGACAGTAGAAATCCATATACAGGTGGAGTGGAGGCGTATATTTTCCTCTCAGTCCCTCTGAAagggtggcacagcagggaagaaTTCTTCTTTTTAGCCTGGAGTCATCACCCAGACTTTGCAGAGGGCAGAATGCCAGGAAATCATTGCTCACTCAGCTGCCAGTCCCTGCTGGGGCTACCAGAGAGTGCTGGAGAATGTGACAGTTGTTTGCTAGGAGCCTGACTGCACTCCACAAGCTATCAAACCCAACAGGTATTTGGTTATTGTCACTCTGGGATGGACAGCTGTCTCTTTTTGTAAGAAATCCTATAAATCAGCCCTAGAATGTGGCTGATTTAAAAATGGGGGTGAACAAATGAACAGAACAATCCTCAGATCATGCAAACAAATACCTTTGTTTTCAAATTGCAGAGTTCACTTAGGAtcaaaaaaatgctgaaagccAGAGACATCCTGAGACACTACTTCTGTGGAATCTACATCACTGGACTATTTCTACCTCCTCACTAAATATGGTCAGAAAAGAAGCCAAATACAAGTATGAGAGTGAGTTCtaaaaacaagaagcaaaattaTAAGGCAGGTATGTACTTGTATTTCTCATTTATATAACAGTTAAGAATCAAAACCAGGAGCAGGATGACCTTTCATttgtcttctcctttttcttgctgcattATACACAAAGATGTATGTCTGTGAGGGGAGTGAAACTCATGTTAGAAAAATCTTTGTACAAAGTGAGATGGAGAAGCTCCGTTAGgctcattttatttctggtgTTAATCTATTGTAGTTATGCATAAGTCATTGGAATTGCATGGCTGGAAGGATAGGATCTAAATTCACTATGATACTTGGAGTCTAAAAATAGGTTGGCTGAGAttcttttaaatagaaaaggaaGGTGAGGAGAGTTTTCATTTGGAGAAACAACTGAGCCAGAGTAATTCAGCTGATTAAACTCACTTCCTCTTACCTTTCGTACTTTGACCAGTACTGGTTCATCATAGAGAAAAACAGGTCCTTTCCAAGAGTTTCACTGAGATGGACCAAGGTGGAATCAGGGATTTGGACACCTGGAGAGGCTGGAATCTAGATCTGAATTTCATTGCTCAGTTCTACGAGCTGAATCAGTGGATTCAAGCTTGAGATGTAGATATCTTCTACTGTAGATGTGAACTGTGGTGTTTCAGCTCATCACAAGTTTGTAATGCCATTGTAAGGAGGAAATGGAGATACAGACCAGACTTTCGCTAAAGAGTTTTAGCCAGTTCTGGAGTATAAACTGAGACTCCCTGCAGTTAGTCAAAACTCTGCTCAAGCCCTTGAATGTGAGAATAATCATCTAAAGAATTTACAGAGAAACTGTGAGAAGTTCAGATGTAGAGATTTCAAGTACAGCCAAAGGGtctattttgcttttacttGTTCAATTAAAAGATTTCCCCATCCTGTGTTCAGACGGTAGATACACAAAAACCTCAGCACTGTGGGCCCTGACTATGTGTCATGCTCAGTCTGTGGTATCTTATAATTGTGTTGAATGGGTCTCCTTTAgttctcagcagtgctggagctgaaaTCAAAcgttccctgtgctgctgcagcggGTCTGCTACAGTCCCCGGGGCGCTCCTGCCTTCTGCTGGCTAAGCTGATGTTAGCAGCCTCCTCAGTCCAACTGACCAGCACAACCCAACTGCATCCTGCTATGGGTGGCTAAATTGTACCTCAGCACTGTTTGTGGAACATGCACAGTAATGCTTTTAACCTGTAGTGCCATTCTGTTTTCTCAAACGAGGGTTGTGTTCATAGAAATTACCATGACAAAGCTGTGACAATTAAGTTTTATcaacttttctttcattttggaCTTAGTGTGCAATGATGTGCAACTTTTGTTACTAATTCTTCCTGGCAAAAATGGCTAACCTTCTTTTCTAAATGGATGCACAGCGCTTGGAAGCGTTTATGGCTGGAGGTATGGAAAGGGAACTACTTGAAATTTGTTGCTTATGTCCTTGTTTAAGAACTCAAGTAAAAATATGAGCTGTAAACACTTTTTTTAATGGCTGTTTCCAGAAGTTAAACTATCTACAGTGAGCTATTTGAATTGATCAAAATAACAGTGATTTTTCTTGTTGTTCATTGTGTTGCTAGCATCACAAAATTAGTCAGTGACTGATATATCTGGAAAATACTCTCTGTCTATTAGTGTTAATATAGAAAAATggtaatttataatttttggCTTTGCAGAGAAGAAAGTTTCCTTCAGTTATTCTGTAAGATGAGTCAGcgtgcagcagcaccagctggaagaATGGCTTTGTGCTTGTGAATTGCAAACAGCTGGATCTGCCTCACAAAGTCACCTGCCTATTCAACATCTGAAATTAATCCTTTGGATACTTCACCCATGACTCTCATGAACAATGCAGGGAAATAAGAAACATACAGAAGGACACAGTGATTCCTCAAGTATTGGGAGTCTCCTGGATGACACAGACAGAGAAGTGAGCAGCCTCACAGATCGGGCTTTCAAAAGTTTGTGTGTAGCAGAACTCGAAGACCCTTACAATGAACCAGAACTTTCAATTTCACCCGACTTTGCTCTCCAGTTGTCTGCTAAAATTCACTCAGGGACATTAAACCATGACATCAAGAAAAGCAATGTCTGTGACAAGCTAACAGCAAGAAACAATGAACATACAATATGGGCTTCTACATTCCAGCAGTTACCTAAGTGTGCTTCGGAGGAGAAGAGGATTGCTAAAAACAACGCCTTTGCCATGGAAAGGAAATTGAGCTTGCCAGTCCCTGGTCCAAGGAACAATAAGCATGTTTCAAAAGTGTCCTCATTGATTAAGACATTTGATAAGACTGCAGACCAAGGGTCAGGAAGTTCTCTGATAACAAATAAGCAGCCCATTAAGAATagctttcaaaaatacaaaataaatcaggGCAATGATACTGCTTCCTGGGATGATACAGACATTTTAAGCATCCACAAGGaactttctgaattttctgaggCTAGTCAAGGTAGCCACTGCCTCAGCGGCAAACACGAGCCACAGAGAAGACCTAATAAAATAGACCTGAGTTATGGGGACTCTGATGGTTATTATCCTGTGCTGATTGAGATGTCAAAAGTAGCCAAGTCAAATTTTTCCCATTCTTCTAAGAAggctttaaaaaacagaaacttGAAAGTTAGTGAGCCAGCAAAAAAAGGtagttttcttcacagtgagAATAGTGCTTTTGAATCATGGAATGTTCATCataaaaaaatgacagaaaaggaggaatttgttgacataaaaatggaaaaggaagaatcACTTGTTAAAGGATCGCACACAGATGAACATAAATTGTCACCTGCCATGACCACTGTCACTAAGAAGAAAGATTTTCAGATGAAACCAACTCTACAAGAAGCTTCTTTCTCTCTCCGAGTTGTACCTCAGGGTCCCCTCCCTTTAGAAACCAAATTTCCTGTTGTTTTCCCTCCCACACCTCCACCTAGGAACCACGTACACCAGGGTCCCACTCGGCCACCCCCCGCCCCAccagctcttcctctcccaCCCCCCTCCCGGCCCGCCCATCCCTCAACACCCCCTAGCCCTGAAGCCCCTCCTGTGCCACCACCCCCAGTGCCCGCTCGACTTTCCCCCACTGCCTTGTCCCAAGCCTCTGTGTCACCCCAGTCTGTGTCCTATAGGATGGTTTCACCCTCACTCAGATTTGAGACACCCAGTCCACCTCCACCGAAACCCCAGGCCACCTTTACTGAGGAGGAatcccacagcccccagctgggCAATGCCTGCCCACCCTGGAGGAGACAGAGGGCTACAgaaagggcagcagggaagaaacAGGCGGCAAAGGAGAAGGTCACAGACAGCCACAGGACCTCATTGTCTGAAAAGGTGGCTGCTGCTGACCCTGGTCTGCATGTGACTCCTCTGGCTAAACAGGCAAACTCCCCCGGATCCATCAGTCCCTCTTTCAACATCAGCGAACTCCTAACACCTGTCATACCACCGAAACAGGAGGTGGACACTGTTGAAAGGGAGCTGATCCCACTGACACCTCCTCCCACAGAGAGCACGGCCTCAAGAGACCATGAGGAGAGCACCTTAGACGATTACAGGTCTTGGGATAGTTGCAGGTTGACAGCATCCAGTCTGTTATTTAACTTAAAGGATGTGCGCAAACGTGTAAAAAGCATTTATACCCCTTCTCCCCTGTTAAGGGccttggaagagaaaaataaaaccagggaAAATATGCAGGAGAGTACAAAAATGGATGCCTCATTCTCAACTTCGCATgacaaaagtgagaaaaatattacagagaAAGATGAATTGAGTGATATAGCCTATGTATTGTCTAGCAGTGTTCATGAAAACGACAATAAAACCAATTTAACTGGACACTTCACAGGCAATTATCTGACTTTGAGTTCACCCCAGACAACAGATGACCTTCCATTTTACGAAACTGGAGACAGCATGAAGCAAGACAATTCAAAACACCAAGATCTGGTCAAAAACACAGGGGATAATGAAAATTTCCCCTCATTCAGACATGAATCAAATGAACTTGACTTAGGAAAACATCAGCAGTATACTGCACAGAGACCATTCAATAGAGACAATGCAGATACAAAAGCTGGGCAGCCCATGCAAAATCACAATGTGCAGggtgaggaaaatgaaagacaagctgctattcagaatgaaaattttGCCTTCAAAACACTCCTAAACCAACTCACACCAGAAGAAGATGAGCCTTACAGTGGCACCCAAACCAACATTGTGGTACCTGGCCATGAAGCACGAGGCAAAAGAAGCACTAGTTCCTCAGAGCAATCCTTCGTCTCCACAGTGGAGCAGCCACTTCAGGAAGAGACATTTCTGCCAGTGCCCCTGATGGAGCAGACGTGCCTCCAAGAAAGCCAGAGGACTGACAGTGAAACGGGTTCAGGAAGTAAGAAA is a window encoding:
- the C6H10orf71 gene encoding cardiac-enriched FHL2-interacting protein, translated to MQGNKKHTEGHSDSSSIGSLLDDTDREVSSLTDRAFKSLCVAELEDPYNEPELSISPDFALQLSAKIHSGTLNHDIKKSNVCDKLTARNNEHTIWASTFQQLPKCASEEKRIAKNNAFAMERKLSLPVPGPRNNKHVSKVSSLIKTFDKTADQGSGSSLITNKQPIKNSFQKYKINQGNDTASWDDTDILSIHKELSEFSEASQGSHCLSGKHEPQRRPNKIDLSYGDSDGYYPVLIEMSKVAKSNFSHSSKKALKNRNLKVSEPAKKGSFLHSENSAFESWNVHHKKMTEKEEFVDIKMEKEESLVKGSHTDEHKLSPAMTTVTKKKDFQMKPTLQEASFSLRVVPQGPLPLETKFPVVFPPTPPPRNHVHQGPTRPPPAPPALPLPPPSRPAHPSTPPSPEAPPVPPPPVPARLSPTALSQASVSPQSVSYRMVSPSLRFETPSPPPPKPQATFTEEESHSPQLGNACPPWRRQRATERAAGKKQAAKEKVTDSHRTSLSEKVAAADPGLHVTPLAKQANSPGSISPSFNISELLTPVIPPKQEVDTVERELIPLTPPPTESTASRDHEESTLDDYRSWDSCRLTASSLLFNLKDVRKRVKSIYTPSPLLRALEEKNKTRENMQESTKMDASFSTSHDKSEKNITEKDELSDIAYVLSSSVHENDNKTNLTGHFTGNYLTLSSPQTTDDLPFYETGDSMKQDNSKHQDLVKNTGDNENFPSFRHESNELDLGKHQQYTAQRPFNRDNADTKAGQPMQNHNVQGEENERQAAIQNENFAFKTLLNQLTPEEDEPYSGTQTNIVVPGHEARGKRSTSSSEQSFVSTVEQPLQEETFLPVPLMEQTCLQESQRTDSETGSGSKKRHKERGKEVGEDELQYCACISPGTDAAEKREGSVTGNEQRSLMKEKLGREKREEANSTNSVSDSIRDTSISRSEEPQTPSSSSSTKPSLFMIKDNTFRSPQVIRAVKLPLLRSFSLDDSVSSSYKEMERKFMSPAVYNKQHRNMLHAQEVGWWASRHRGQQNVRDGATDREKEASESGSTSVTVDPSLLENTESFPFGKLTEEDEKTCVLLNKFGKMDEESVCRSKKKPTKARHSLAQPIICLENDQAQNNPSYPAETKTNYFKNHHLSNRKGGSCAKKIITRQTISPVTGSILEDHTCSSVSNDTLEDILHTEGAPLLDNLSRPAVRSPRSGNTMHSLAASSSSDKPTISGLRETEDVTNPALLNMALERQVYMPAEEIIDSAQRNLLLDVAGEDGRLEPRGLGGRPAGKPPTVPPKTEKALRRAKKLANKRKKVQEQQKNHQTEHAGAVGRKPTHSGETTVSASPSVYSPLHPPLHSTFTPTENAPGKSRLAPAASSSPSSTQRKLLQDPDSGQYYVVDLPAEVNVKTFYDPETGKYVQVSVPSLEQNLHQSTSSEMRNCPYASYPRVLPLPASSVAVLKSPSQLSEPAWSVSAAPEPAELSEDGQQDYRYTESVDTQPETEPASYSYHQDAGETQVYLGKDVSPTQNTSIVTLTNIDDFAAEGVS